The Proteiniphilum propionicum genome contains the following window.
GGAACATCCGTAGGGAATCCCGGTAGTTTACAGCTGGTCAAAAACATTATAGAGAATCAAAAGGAGCCTGTCATAGTTGTCGTTTCGGCACTCAACGGCGTAACCGACCGTCTTTTACTGGCGGCAGACTTTGCTTTGAATAATAACTCAGGGTATAAATCGCTGCTTGACGAGATGGTGGACCGGCATAAAGAGATAATCGAAAAAATGGTAAATACCCCGACTGGCAAGGAGGAGGTAAAACAAAAGACACAGCAGTTGTTTGAGGAGTTGTATAACATCATGCAAGGTGTTTTTCTCATTGGCGATCTGTCTCAAAAAACATCAGATAAAATTGTGAGTTACGGAGAAAGGCTCTCATCTCTCATTATCAGCAAAGTTATTGAAGGGTCTCAACTATACGATGCCACAAAGTTCATTAAAACCCACAAACAGTTCAATAACCATATCCCAGATCTTGGACTATCCAACGAACTGATAAGAAAAACTTTCTCAGAAATGCCGCCTCCTGAGGTGGCGATAGTACCGGGCTTCATATCATCAAGCTACGATAATAATGAGATCACTAATCTTGGGCGTGGAGGATCGGATTATACTGCTGCGATTATTGCCGCAGCAATGGATGCTTCAATGTTGGAGATATGGACAGACGTAGATGGGTTTATGACAGCTGACCCAAAGATAATTAATTCTGCTTATGTGATTGAAGAGCTGTCGTTTACCGAGGCGATTGAGCTGTCGAACTTCGGTGCAAAGGTGATTTATCCGCCTACCATTTTTCCTGTTTATCACAAAAATATTCCTATTTACGTCAAAAATACTTTCCGCCCGGAATCAGAGGGAACGCTGATAAGGAACATTCTGCCAACCCGGAACGGAAAGATAATAAAGGGCATCTCATCTATAAATGACACGGCACTTATAACTATTCAAGGCCTTGGCATGGTAGGCGTCATCGGGGTAAACAAGCGGATATTCTCTGCCCTGGCCGATAACGGCATCAGTGTCTTTATCGTTTCACAGGCATCATCAGAAAACAGCACCTCTATAGGGGTGCGTTCTCAGGATGCTCCTCTTTCACAAAAGGTTCTCAGCAAAGAGTTTGCCCATGAGATTATGATGGGAAGCATAAACGAGATAATTGTAGAGTATGATCTGGCTACCATTGCCATTGTCGGTCAAAACATGAAACATGTGCCAGGTATTGCTGCAAAATTTTTCGGAGCACTGGGGAGGAACGGTATCAGCATTGTAGCTCTGGCACAAGGTGCAGGTGAGACAAATATAACATGTGTAATTTCAAGGTCAGATCTGAAAAAGTCTCTTAACGTAATTCACGACTCATTCTTTTTGTCACCCTACCAGGAGCTAAATCTATTTGTTATAGGTACCGGCACGGTAGGTGGCAAGCTGCTTGAGCAGATCAGGCAGCAGCAAAACACACTTAAGGAACAGAATAAGTTGAGAATAAATATTGTAGGTATTGCCAATGGACGAAAAGCACTATTCACTCGTGAGGGTATTCCATTGGAAGGATATTTCGACAATCTGATGTCAAACGGGGTAAAAAGCACTCCTGAACGAATTCGCGATGAAATCCTGAAAATGAATATTTTCAATTCCGTTTTCGTAGATTGTACGGCAAGTCCGGCTATCACTGATCTGTATAATGATCTGATAGCAAGAAATATCTCCGTAGTAACTGCCAACAAGATTGCCGCCTCATCAGACTATGAAAACTATAGAAACCTGAAGGAAACTGCCCGAAAAGCAGGAGTAAAGTTTCTTTTCGAAACAAATGTAGGAGCAGGACTGCCCATAATCAACACAATGAACTCCCTGATCAACTCGGGAGACAAGATAGTAAAATTGGAAGCAGTACTCTCCGGGACGCTGAACTTTATCTTCAACACTATTAGTGAAGAAATACCCTTCAGTAAAGCAATAAAGATGGCTGTTGAGGAACAGTTTGCCGAACCTGACCCCCGAATAGACCTGAGTGGACTTGATGTTATAAGGAAACTTGTTATTCTTTCACGCGAAGCAGGAGCTTGTGTAAATCAGTCCGATGTAACAAAACATCTTTTTGTGCCACAGAAGTATTTTGAAGGTACACTTGATGAGTTCTGGCAAGCCATACCCGAGCTAGATGCTTCATTTGAGTCACGCAGGAAAGAGCTTGCAAAAGAGGATAAAAAACTCAGATTCGTTGCATCATATAACAACGGAAAATGCGAGGTGGGACTTCGCGAGGTAGAAAAAGGACACCCATTCTACGATCTTGAAGGCAGCAACAACATCATCATGATCACGACCGAACGCTACAACGAATATCCGATGGTAATCAAAGGATATGGGGCAGGCGCAAGCGTAACTGCTGCAGGTGTATTTTCAGACATCATCTCTATAGCAAATATTAGATAATATGAGAAAAAGAGTTTTGAGTCCCCCGCAAATAGTCTCTTTCATTGCAGGCTGGCCAAAACATATATTAATGTTCAGTGCTTTCGCAGGAGGCTAAGTTCTTGTATGCTTAACTCCGTGATATACGAAACTGATTTACATATAAATGACTTTTTCAAGCAGGATTAATCATATTGATAATAAAATGAAACTGATAATTATACTTGCGGACGGGATGGCAGATGAACCCATAGCGGCATTGAATAATAAAACCCCGTTGCAGGCAGCCAATACCCCATACATGGATATGCTGGCACGAAAAGGCAGGAACGGACTGTTGAATACTGTTCCTGAAGGCTTCTCCCCCGGGAGCGAGATTGCCAACCTGTCGATACTGGGATACGACATACCTTCGGTTTATGAAGGGCGTGGCGTTCTTGAAGCAGCAAGCATGGGTGTGGATATCCTGCCAGGAGAGATGGTGATGAGGTGTAACCTGGTATCACTGGAAGGAGAGTTATTGAAAAACCATTCAGCAGGACATATCACCACTCCCGAAGCAGCCGAACTAATTTGTTTCCTGAATAAAAAGTTAGGAGACGAAATTTTTAGTTTTCACAGCGGGGTCTCTTACCGCCACCTTTTGAAGATGAAAGGAGGGAACAAGCATATACGCTGTACACCCCCGCACGATATTCCTGAAAAGCCATATTCCATCCACCTTATAAAGGCTGAGAGCATTGAGGCTGAACAGACTGCGCGCAAATTAAACAACCTGATCCTTGACTCTCAGCAGATTTTGGGTGATCATCCAGTGAATAAAAAAAGAGTGGCTGAGGGCAAAGACCCGGCTAACAGCATCTGGCCCTGGTCGCCCGGCTTCCACCCAAAAATGAAACCACTCAGTGAATTGTTCCCGATAAAAGGTGGTGCTGTAATTTCGGCAGTCGACCTGATACGGGGAATCGGTGTTTATGCCGGGCTGGAGGTTATAATGGTTGAGGGTGCTACAGGATTGTACAACACTAATTATGAGGGAAAGACGCAGGCTGCACTCAGTGCACTGAAAAAAAACGATCTTGTCTATCTTCACATAGAAGCCAGCGATGAGGCAGGACACGAAGGAGACGTATTGTTAAAAATAAAAACTATAGAGGACCTTGACTCGCGCGTTGTAAAGAAAATATACGAGGAGACAATAAAATGGGACGAACCGGTAATAATTGCCATACTCCCCGATCATCCTACACCCTGCGCCATTCGTACTCACACTCGCGACGCTGTGCCGTTTCTTGTTTACCACAGAGATATCTCTCCCGACAAGGTACAGGTTTTTAATGAGTTTACAGCAGGAGAGGGTGCTTTCGGACTCCTGAAAGGCAATGAATTTATACAAACTATTCTCAAATAGCAGCCCGGTAAATTTTCACTTATTATCAATATAATCAGGTAACTACACCGTACATTATAAAACGTTATTCAATGCTGATAATCAATATATTATGAGCAGTCATTGAGAAAAATTGCGGAACGTTGCCAAAAATCCAGGAAATTAAAAAAGTGAAGAAATAAAAAATCCAATAATGAACTATTACAGCACAAACAAAAAAGCGCCGCTGGCTTCCCTTAAGGAAGCGGTAGTAAAAGGGCTCGCATCTGACAAGGGCCTATATATGCCTGAAAAGATCAAGCAGCTTCCCGATACTTTCTTCAACGAGATCGGTAACGCCAGATTAAACGATATCGCTAAAACCGTTGCAGATGCTTTTTTTGGTGAAGATATTCCAAAAGATAAACTTGAATCCATTGTTAGCGATACACTTAATTTTGATATCCCCATAAAAAAGGTGGAAGAAGGAATTTATGTGTTAGAACTGTTTCACGGTCCCACCTTCGCATTCAAAGACGTAGGAGCCCGTTTCATGGCCAGGTTGCTCTCATACTTTGTGAAAGAGCAACATCAGGATGATGTAAAAGTACTGGTCGCCACTTCCGGTGATACTGGAAGTGCTGTTGCCAACGGCTTTCTTGGGGTTGATGGTATAAGGGTGTACGTATTGTATCCCTCGGGAAAGGTGAGCGATATTCAAGAAGCACAGTTCACCACACTGGGTCAGAATATTGTTGCACTCGAAGTAGATGGAACATTCGACGATTGCCAGGCACTGGTTAAATCAGCATTCATGGATAAGGGACTGAACAAGCAGATGAACCTAACCTCGGCAAACTCAATTAATGTGGCACGATTTCTTCCGCAATCTTTTTACTATTTTCATGCTTATGCCCAATTAGCAAAGCTGGGCATCTGCAACGATGTAGTTGTTTCTGTACCAAGTGGAAACCTTGGTAACCTTACAGCAGGGCTATTTGCCAGGCGCATGGGATTACCCATTAAACGCTTTATCGCCGCGAACAATAGGAATGATGTGTTTTTCAACTATTTGAATACTGGAATATACTCACCCAAACCCTCAGTTCAAACCATAGCCAATGCGATGGATGTGGGTGCACCCAGCAATTTCGACCGAATTATTGATTTGTACGGTTATTCACACAAAGCTATCCGGCAGGAAATATCCGGATATACATATTCAGACGATGATATAAGAATCACTATCCGTTCTGTTTTTGAAAGAACCGGTTATCTGCTCGACCCACATGGTGCATGCGCATATTGTGCATTAAAAGAAGGTAGGGCCAGAGGAGAAACAGGCATTTTCCTTGCCACGGCACATCCTGCAAAATTTAAAGAAACAGTTGAAGAAAGTACCGGTACTACCATTGAGATACC
Protein-coding sequences here:
- the thrA gene encoding bifunctional aspartate kinase/homoserine dehydrogenase I, which gives rise to MKVMKFGGTSVGNPGSLQLVKNIIENQKEPVIVVVSALNGVTDRLLLAADFALNNNSGYKSLLDEMVDRHKEIIEKMVNTPTGKEEVKQKTQQLFEELYNIMQGVFLIGDLSQKTSDKIVSYGERLSSLIISKVIEGSQLYDATKFIKTHKQFNNHIPDLGLSNELIRKTFSEMPPPEVAIVPGFISSSYDNNEITNLGRGGSDYTAAIIAAAMDASMLEIWTDVDGFMTADPKIINSAYVIEELSFTEAIELSNFGAKVIYPPTIFPVYHKNIPIYVKNTFRPESEGTLIRNILPTRNGKIIKGISSINDTALITIQGLGMVGVIGVNKRIFSALADNGISVFIVSQASSENSTSIGVRSQDAPLSQKVLSKEFAHEIMMGSINEIIVEYDLATIAIVGQNMKHVPGIAAKFFGALGRNGISIVALAQGAGETNITCVISRSDLKKSLNVIHDSFFLSPYQELNLFVIGTGTVGGKLLEQIRQQQNTLKEQNKLRINIVGIANGRKALFTREGIPLEGYFDNLMSNGVKSTPERIRDEILKMNIFNSVFVDCTASPAITDLYNDLIARNISVVTANKIAASSDYENYRNLKETARKAGVKFLFETNVGAGLPIINTMNSLINSGDKIVKLEAVLSGTLNFIFNTISEEIPFSKAIKMAVEEQFAEPDPRIDLSGLDVIRKLVILSREAGACVNQSDVTKHLFVPQKYFEGTLDEFWQAIPELDASFESRRKELAKEDKKLRFVASYNNGKCEVGLREVEKGHPFYDLEGSNNIIMITTERYNEYPMVIKGYGAGASVTAAGVFSDIISIANIR
- a CDS encoding cofactor-independent phosphoglycerate mutase, which encodes MKLIIILADGMADEPIAALNNKTPLQAANTPYMDMLARKGRNGLLNTVPEGFSPGSEIANLSILGYDIPSVYEGRGVLEAASMGVDILPGEMVMRCNLVSLEGELLKNHSAGHITTPEAAELICFLNKKLGDEIFSFHSGVSYRHLLKMKGGNKHIRCTPPHDIPEKPYSIHLIKAESIEAEQTARKLNNLILDSQQILGDHPVNKKRVAEGKDPANSIWPWSPGFHPKMKPLSELFPIKGGAVISAVDLIRGIGVYAGLEVIMVEGATGLYNTNYEGKTQAALSALKKNDLVYLHIEASDEAGHEGDVLLKIKTIEDLDSRVVKKIYEETIKWDEPVIIAILPDHPTPCAIRTHTRDAVPFLVYHRDISPDKVQVFNEFTAGEGAFGLLKGNEFIQTILK
- the thrC gene encoding threonine synthase, with the protein product MNYYSTNKKAPLASLKEAVVKGLASDKGLYMPEKIKQLPDTFFNEIGNARLNDIAKTVADAFFGEDIPKDKLESIVSDTLNFDIPIKKVEEGIYVLELFHGPTFAFKDVGARFMARLLSYFVKEQHQDDVKVLVATSGDTGSAVANGFLGVDGIRVYVLYPSGKVSDIQEAQFTTLGQNIVALEVDGTFDDCQALVKSAFMDKGLNKQMNLTSANSINVARFLPQSFYYFHAYAQLAKLGICNDVVVSVPSGNLGNLTAGLFARRMGLPIKRFIAANNRNDVFFNYLNTGIYSPKPSVQTIANAMDVGAPSNFDRIIDLYGYSHKAIRQEISGYTYSDDDIRITIRSVFERTGYLLDPHGACAYCALKEGRARGETGIFLATAHPAKFKETVEESTGTTIEIPAGLAAFMQKKKHSYQLSNNLDHFKKRLIGLS